The sequence GTAACACAAGAGGGAGATGTCTACATCCCCTCTAGATTTGATCACATTCCTGATTGATGTATCTTTTAGTGTTCTTTTTGTATTTAGTCATTTTCAGCTTTTCAGGTCCTACTCACTGTTGTCAGACGCTCAGCTGGATGAGAGGATCAAAGAGCTGATAGGGCAGAATGAAGAACTTGGTGCAGAGTCTGTGAGGGTACGCTTATGAGGAGAAGGTGTTCGAGTCCAGCGGGAGAGGGTCAGACAGAGTCTGATCCGTGTCAACCCCCAGGGAGCTGCGAGGAGACCCATGCAGCAGCGGCTACACCGGAGGCAGTACAGAGTTGCAGGCCCAAATTCTTTGTGGCACATTGATGGCAACCATAAGCTGATCCGGTAAGTGCATATGCTTAGGCCTCCTGATTACTACATGTTTTTACAAACTTAACATTGTAAAAAAATAATGCTTTTTCTGCTTATATGGTaccttcagaaaatatttacaccttgactttttccacattatgtttgTGTACaaactgaatttaaaatggattaaattgagactttgtcactggcctacacacaataccccatcatatCAAAGTTAATtaatttaaaaatgaaaagctaaaatgtcttgtgtcaataagtattcaacccctttgttatgataagccaaaataagttcaggaataaaaatgtcacataataagttgcatggacactGTGTGCAATtagtgtttaatatgatttttgaatgacctcATCTCAAGGCACTGTAATAATGTTATCAATAACAAAAACAGAATGGCTTCACTAGAAGAGAAAAAAAAAGGTTTTGTATAACAAATGTATCTTGTTTTTTAGGTGGAGGATTGTTATCCATGGTGCTGTGGATGGTTACAGCAGACTTGTTGTGTTTCTGAACACCTCTGACAACAACAGGACCGCCACAGTCATGGAGTCATTCGAAGCAGCCATCACCAGCTACGGAACACCATCCCAGGTGAGATGTGACCGGGGTGGTGAAAACAACCGTATCTGTGCCTTCATGGAGCAATTCAGGGGTGGTGAGAGGGGAAGTGCCCAACCAGAGGATAGAGCGGCTGTGGGGGGACGTCTGGCATGGAGTCTCCAACGTTTACCTGACCTGTTCACCTTCTTAGAGACGGAGCAGACCATCGACATCAACAATGAGGTGGACCTGTGGGCACTGCACTTTGTGTACCTGCCACGGGTGAACAGAGATCTTGCTGTGTTTGCCAGTCAGTGGAACCACCATGGGCTGAGGACTGAACAACGGCAGTCACCTCTGCAGTTGTTCGTCTCAGGTTCCCAGGCAATGCAGAGGGCCAATCTGACAGCGGTAAGGGATTTGTTCGCCCCAAATTCAACTACCATCAGCTCTCAAGCCACCACCTCAGCGCCTCCTCCAACCACTACCTCAGCGCCTCCTccaaccaccacctcagctcctcctccaaccaccacctcagctcctcctcctaccaccaccaccacctcagctcctaaTCCAACCACCACCACAGCTCCTCCAACCACTGGCACCGCAGCTCTTTATTGGTCGGAAGGGGTGATTGTGCCACAAATCCAGTTCACCATCAGCAAAACACAGGTGGAACTGTTGCGGACAATAAATGGAAGGCCCCAGAGGCAGCCTGGGAGTTGACATTCTACAGAGGGTTATAGCAGTTATATCTTCAGCGCCACTCGTTCCTACTCCAACCTGACTTACTACACCCCTGATACTCCCCTACTGGGATGAGGGATTGGACGCTATATCTTCAGCGCCACTCATTCCTTTGAATCAGTTCATTTTAATaatactattataactattatacattttataatacTAACATTCCCCCTCTTTCACACACTGTATGATTTGGTATCTAGAAAAGTACGACAGACATCTTCAACTCTAAACGGATGGggaccagagtttagacacaggTGGCCTTAACAAAATTGAAGTACTTCTCCATTCCATTACGATTTTGTTTGGTCATATTTGGAGAGTGTCAGGTACTGTTAAGATATACGGCCTATGGTTATTGTATTTTTCTCTATGGCGCTTTAGCACAATATTCCATCTGCTGACACTATTTGTCTTCCACTCAGTACAACACGACCCAGGAGAGGCCTACTGCAAGCACTGGATTGGAGCCTTCAGAGCGTGCCTGCTGTGGGAGGACAACATAATATTCTGAATGGACATTATTAAAACAGAACTTACATTTTTGTAATGCCCAATCGGGACTTTTGTAAATtgttaaaataaataattgtgtGGAGAACGCCCTAtagttaaaaaaatgtattatgaaGATAGGGATTCGGTGGTTCGGCCCCGTTACATTTTATATCATTGTGATTAACAGCAACCTATTACAGTTAGTAACATAACATTGTTGACACATTGTGGCAGCTCAAATTATGTGGTTGAAGATGAATTAGTGCAGGGATCTCAACCTTGTACCTGGAGAACTACGGTcttgtaggttcactccaaccctaatctagtgcaCCTGATTTGAATAATTACCTGCTTAATAAgttaatcaggttagttacaattgaggttggattgaaaacctacaggatggtagctctccaggaacagggtttgagAGCCTTGGACTAATGGATCTAGTTCTTAGATCAATGCATTTGAAATTCAATAAGTCACTATGAAGGTGCAGTTCCCAGAAGTGGAGCTGTCACTTAATGCAATGGATGGGAAGCCTTATTTCATGTAGTTGTAAATAAATGATGTCTGAAGTTAATTTGTTCTTAATGTAGGACATCAAATTATCAGATTTGGATGAGTTGGCAGCAGTACTTCAGTCAATATCAGCAAAGGATATTGGTTATTAGTGAAGTGTCAGTAAAGTGTTTCTAAAAATACTAAACCTTAAAAACACCAAGACAAACAATATGGACTGTATAATTTAATATTAATGATCATTACGTGAACAATAACAGCCAAAatggaaatacagtgcatttggaaagtattcagaccccttgactttttccacattttgttacattagagccttattctaaaatgtattaaataaataatgtagcgtcatacccaagaagactcgatggtgtaatcgctgccaaaggtccttcagcaaagtactgagtaaagggtcataaatgtaatttatttaaaaaaaatgtacatgtgcaaaaatttcagcctgtttttgctttgtcattatggggtattgtgtgtaaattgatgacgGGGGGAAATTATTGTATCCATTtttgaacaaggctgtaacgtaataaaatgtggaaaaagtcaaggggtctgaatacattccgaatgctctgtacaaacaatacagatgtaaGTAGATAAATGCTTAAATGTTGATGTGCAGTTACATTTTCAAACAATTTATTGCTACTGTAGTTTAGTGCTACTAGATACAATTATGTAtcgtaaaaatatgtttttatgcaACACCGAAATGTGGGGAATTCACAATACCGGAGGTCATGAATTCCCGAAAGGCATTTTAGGTGCTATGAAGAGGGAGCCTTAGTGTCACAGCACACGTGTTTGCCTCTGGGTACTTTTTCTTCTGCTGCCCAGCGAGACGCTCTTGCGCTGTGTGGAGGAATTCGATGGTCGAGGTGTCCTCAATCCCAAGGGGTGGCACCACCGTTGCCCCAGTAGCAAACTCCAACACCATCGCCACTGTTAAAGGAGGACATTCTCCAGGAGGACATTCTCCGTTTGAGGAGTAcacagtaaaacatttaaaatacacatttaaatCACAAAATTTAATAATATACAGTTACCGATAAACTGGAGCAATTTACAATTTTACCTTGCACCTCAGCCAGCCAGCTGAACCAGTGGCAGATGGTGTCTGttacggctgatttcctcctcttcgtctgaagaggaggtgtagggatcggaccaaaacgcagagtggaaagtgtccatgttttattaacaattaaactgaacactacacgaaacaaaataacaaaagataatctaaccgacaaacagtcccgtgtggcacaactacatacacggaagacaaacacccacaaccacacgtgaaaccccggctgcctaagtatgattctcaatcagggacaacgattgacagctgcctctgattgagaatcataccaggccgaacacaaaaaacccaacatagaaaacacacatagacaacccacccccactcacgccctgaccatactaaataaatacaaaataagggaaaataaggtcaggaacgtgacagtgtcgTTCTCCAAACACCGCTGGTTGCCGCCAGGTATGGAATAGGTTACTTTAAACAGGTCCCGCTGGTCCCTGGCAGTGGGAGGCTTTATGGAGTCCACAAAAAGTGCTCGGAAGCTGTCCTGGTTGGTTCCCCAATGCCTCGAGCAGCCCAAGAGAGTTGAGACCATATTTGAACCTGTCATGGTTTAGACAGTATGTATatttaaaataagtgttaaggaCAATATAGTGATGTGTATTGATTTAGGGGGGTCGACTGATGAAAAATTATTATGTTAGAGGAGGTAATGACAAGTTCTTCTTAGCCCCTGCATTAAAGTTTTTGCGTTGAAATGCATACAGGCTACTGTTTAGGATGTTGCCCCTGTGGACATTTATCATTTTAGCGATGGGGCAGTGGTCCACTCGGCTCCAGAGCGTACGTAAAATGGTTTTATGTccattctggggggggggggggggggggggctcattcAAAATGTATGACAAATCGAATAAGGATTGATCCTAAGGGAAAATACACTGACATTAAGGTTTTAAACTTACTTAGTCTCTGGGTCCGATGATGGAGGTGAAgatgagggagaaggagaaagtgAGTTAGAAGGTGAGGGGTGAAAAGAAGAAAAGTTTGGTGATGAAGGAggtgaatggagaggagaggaggctggcgagaggtgaggagaggggacaggcgagatgtgaggagagggcacagatgagaggtgaggagggggcaCAGACGAGAAGTGAGGAGAGAGCACAGGTGAGAGGTGTTGAGAGGGGGCAGGTGAGAGGTGAGGTGATAGGATTGCCTGTAAATGGACAGAAACAACCACACAAAGGTTATAACTATCAAGTAGTTCAAATGTAGTCCAatacaaatatcaaatatattattattaggtATTGTCATGCTAGTCACCTGCACAACCTCCACAGACAACCACAACACATACAGTGTTGTTGACTCCCGAATTCCATGGTCATCCAATGACCCGTTAATCGTGCTCTTCAGGGTTGCGAAGCCCGCTGCTGCCTGGAGGGTAAAGACCTCACTCGAGGCATCATCCTCCCCCACAAAATCAAACAACATCTATATAACAAAAGACCAACATTAACAATTGTAATTCAACCTGAAATGTACATTTATAGTACTGAGTTTATCAACAAGTAAATTAATGACTTACCTGAATGGATTCAGAGAGCCGGAATCTCCTAATCCGCTCCCTCGCATCTGGGTATTTGATCTAAAAGGGCACTCCATCAGGCATCTCTGGATGAGAGACcaccctctgtcttctctcctctattGACTACAACATGCATTACTGTTAGTGTTAAGTTACAAATATATttataccacagcattgttgaatTCTAGAATGGGCATTAAAACCAGTTCAGAAAGAAAACGGCACGTAGAAATACATTTTTACCATGTATTAAGCAATGAATACTACAAGCCGTGGCGATATAGGCTCTGCTTATTCAGGGTAGCTCACTGCCCAAGCAAAGCTTCAATATAAAACAGCCTACAGGCAGTGAGTGCGATAAGCTATACCAATGCCCCCGGCAGGAACACATAACCTAACAGGTGGAGGCTGAGGTGATGGTTGGAGCAAGAAGCCAGTgcatagtagcagtagcagcaggatTTCTGCCGATAAATGTGTGCTTTAGTATTATTTTCTTTGGTAACTGTAGTATAAGCAGGATAAACGTCTCctttctgtacattaccttggaaaaaTTAACTCCACCTTGTCCCGCTGCGTCGTCCATTATTTCCTAGGTAATGTAAAGAACGTCTGCATTTATCCCTTACATAATATACAGATGATATCAACTTGGTGAAATCCCTTACCTTCCTCCGCCTGCTCTCCCACTCCTCAAAACGATGACATTTCATCTCCTGTGGCAAAAATAAGTATTGAATTCATCTGTTTTGTGTATGAAAATGTAAGTGTTTCCTGTTGGAATGCCGTTGATGTGTGATCTGAACAGATTTACTAAGCTATATCATATAAATACTTTCTCCTGGTCTGCAGCCAGAGAGAGATGGTAGGCCTCGTCTTGGAGACGCCGTATCTCCCGCATTTCCTCTAGAGACTGAAATCAATAGAGGTACAGTAATAAATAAAGCCATTCTGATTGTTACGTTACAATGACAATCCTATAACTAATATTATACTTTATAATTTGATGCTAAAAGTGGAAGAAGTAATTTAACGTTCCAAACCTCTAGCTAGTGTCATTGAAGCTTGTGGTGTGGCAACAGGGAGGCCTATCTCCATATGCGGAGTCTCTGTCTCTGAGGTTATGTCCTCCCTTACAGAGTCCTTTAACATAAAAATACAAGAAATCACTAGTTGCTCAATTACTTTATAACTTTTGTATACAGAGGGAAATCCAGTTTCTTTTAAAATTAATTCATTACCTCTGGCATTTATCACGTGACATAATAGAGCTCAATCTACTTCCCCCTTCCTAACACATAAGCTATCAAATACCCTCAATCTTAAATACAGGGCAGACCTccctagcccagctgatttgatTGCAGCTGGACACATGCTGTCCAGCTGTAGGGGAACgagcctcctcctcctgtctgtcttTAAAGGCCTCTACATTTGGATTCATCTGGGGGAATGTTCTACCAAAACCTTCAAGAAGCTGCTCTCCTCCTGACCATAATGCACTTTGATTCACAGGATACTCAAAAGATACTGAGATATGGAAACATTATTTAAATCTAATAAAAATTGTCCTAATATAAAACAGGGAAACAGTCCATGATCTTTAAATCAGGAAAAAAAAACGTCAATAAGTCTATGTTTAATCACAAGATAGATTCACACTTAGCTTACTTACAAAGCAAGCACTGTGCACCGCACCGTGTCCTCATGTACTACATGGATATAGGGAAAATGTACCTATCCTGTTCAGCTGATGGTAGAGTCAGCGATGAGGCAAACCCTCATAGTTATCAGCCTGCTTCTCTCGGTTTGCCATCTTTGGACTGCAGCATTATTCCGTCTCCTGAACGATTGAAATATGACAACGTATGAAATATGATAACGTGCAAACGTTATAAAAGTTACAATAATGACACTCAGCATAATCGACGCCGCCCAGACTCGCGCACCCCGCGGTAACGTTAGCTGCTGCAATcatttgctagctaacgttactaggTAGTTGTGCCGGTTAATGTTGACTTTTGCAAAATATTACCTAACCTACCAGAATTAATCCTACCTTTGAACCACCCGATCCCCCTGGGGTGGTTGTAAAGGTGGTTGCACTTGGCTGGCAAAACTTAAAAAGTGGTCTCTCATGTTTTCAAGGTTCGACATGAGTTAGTCGTTTGTTGGTAATGATGAATGAGAAGTTTTTCAAATAGGGATTGGCCAACATTTTCATATAGTTTACATATGGTTATTTGacgcgtcaaatagtgttatttgatgtgtatctttttgacacgcaaagacccaaacggcgttccatagctgGAGGTGTAAAACGGGGACATATTCGCATACGCatacaaaaggggacatattCGCATATGTTATGATCTTGTGAATGCTGGCTACATTCTCTTTTTGTTTGCTTGGAGGCTGGAGGCTGTTATAAGAAGAAACTGTGTAGCCATAGCATTTATAGCAGttaagaaatgcattgccataaaattggaaggttggttatcctcccacaatgacacaatggatggcagaaatgtcaaataatgtatcactagatttgatGTATTACtagattaagggtatactgtaCAACCTTGATAAGGTCTGGGTACCTTATGGAATACTGTATGACAAAATGGGTCTGTAATGAAAACATTAGATATTATTTTGTcaagcatatatatatatttttatggcaCACGAGACACCTATCTGATTTGCGCCTGTTttagtggactaatccattgaggAGGCCGCAGGGATGCCCCGGTCCAAGAATATGGTGATTGTGGCTCAGATGCACAAGgcatgtctctctccagaatgagcTCTCTCCCGCCATTTCATGggtattcattgtttcataacttcattgtgtgcaTTGTTTACTATGTCTATCAATACCCCATTACAAATATCACCAGTAGTAGCCTACATGTACCGTTCATTCCCATCATTTCTAATCTGCAATGTTTATTTGGTTAGGTAATTTCTGATAATTCATtgaatatattattattacagtcaTTTACCGTTCTCAATGTTGGAGTGGACATGTCTTTTGCAGAAatcacaacctatgctacactcgTGAGAAACTTGTAtttgtttatttcattccatttacaagTTTTGtcaattttttaaacattttttaaaaactcTGCTCTCAATGTTGAGTAAGACACCTGATTACCCAtatagtaggactagtctacctgtcctttgtgcaaatgtaggcctataaatgtgcccatttagggatgtctgatagtatttctgattgccttaactcaccaccactaatgaactgtggagcttctcaaagtaatttttcTTCGCCTCAAACAGCAAAGAAACAAAGTCTGTTTCAAGAAACAATTGAGAAtaacaatagttcctcaaagtatttgaacaATATTTCCATATCTCTACCTTTCCAAAACCACTCAGCAAGAGGGggaaaatgtaatgctctgatacAATGGAAACATCATAAAATACCTGACCCAgatgatagttgatacaatgtttagAGTTAGTTGCAGACAGGTCatgcgtagccaatgtgatttataggaaatacatttttatcaggatattgtTTTTATGTGTTGGCTTTATGtcggctatttttacatagttggcaattgcaataaaagttacttttagacttgtatcattttcatttagattaagATTGTAGATAAAAcacagacaatgattttgagatacaaagactATTATATATTAAAAGAAAATGTTCAACAataatgtgcatatgaaaattaTTACTGGTAAGCAGATTGGTAGAAATTGTCAAATAAATTGGCACAAAGGTTGGgtgtatatatggaaaaatatatattttttaatttatacAAATCCATTAGATTGAAAGAAAAGACTACTCTTGGTTGACTAAGATTTTATGGGGTCGGGTAGAGTGAAATTTAGGGAGGACCCCCAGACCCCCTGCCAGGTGTTGTCCCCCCCTTCCTCTCCATTTCTAAAACAAAAGTTGCGCCCTTGGCGACAGGCATCAAGAAATGAGGCACCATTTAACCTTGCAACAGTTTTGGCAGatttttacttttttatttgttGACTTCTGATATCAGGAAGTCTCCCTGTTGTGTAAGATCATGTAACTAACGTTTCATATCaatgattttatgtgcattacaCTTTCTAAAAACTGCCCTTCGAATCTGCTGGAGGTTAAGTCCATATATGAGAGGGTTAAAGACAGGTGGTATAATAAGGAATTGTACGGCCATTGCGTTACGCATATTTAGCGTAATATTTACATTACTATTCCATCCTTGCAGATTGTCAAACAGGGTCACTGTGATGAAAATAAATATTGTTATTAAATGTGGCACACATGTCTGTGTGAACTTAATCCTTCCCTTAGCTGATTTTACACAATTTCTTACAATCTGACAGTAAGAAAATACAATGAATAGTAACTGTAAAACATGAACCACTAGTATAAATTTGTTCAAAATCTGATTGATGGTAGTGGGTAAACAAGCATGTTTCAGTATAGACGGAATGTCACAGAAGATTTTATCAATGCGAGATCCACACAAAGGAAGTCTGACGGTTAAACTAACTACAATGAGTCCTATAAATAAAGGATAACACCAAGAAAATAAGAGTAACTTTCTAACAGTTAAAGATGTCACAATGGTATGGTATAGTAGTGGTCTGCATATTGCCACATACCTATCGTAAGACATCACTGTTAGAGTAGAAATTTCACACATGACAGATGTGTATATTACATAGGCTTGAGTGAAACATTCACCATAAGATATCACCTGAACATCTGACTGAAGGTCCAGTAACAACTTGGGGTAGAAACCAGCAGTTCCATACAATCCATTGACACATAGACTACACAGAAAGATATACATGGGCTCATGGAGGCCTTTCTCCTGAATGATTGTTATGATCAGAGTCAAATTCACGGTGATGATGAGAAGGTATGTGATAAGAGACAAGGTAAAATATACTGATTTGTTGTTAAATGTCTCTTGTAAGCCAAAGAGATAAAAGAACTTGACTTGGGTTGAGTTCTCCATAGCTTTTGTTACTTTTCTTCCTCTGGTCAATGCAGCAATTCTTAGTCCTTGCAAGGCTTGAGTGTGTATGGATTTGAATAAATTCAAGTGTGAATCATTTGATTCTGTTTAGGCTCAGACTAAACACAATAGTTTTAACAAAACAAATTCACATCCTCCCTCAAACTCTTATAAAAAAAAAGATCCCGATATTACCTGTACATTATCAGATTTCTGAGGagtgaaaaaaataaagaaacttgTGTCCATGAAATGTCTTCTTGCTTGACAGAGGAGACTACTCCAATATCTTGCATTGCTAGCCTCTAAATATACCATAGTGTATGATCACATGGGATTGTAGTTTCAGTGTCAACATGTAACCACTCCATAGAGATGGATCTATATTGAGTTTATGACAAGCAACTAATTGGATTATATTTACTTTATTTATGTTTCAACCCAGCAAACAGGGGATGTCCTAAGGACATTCGGCAACGTTCCCATTAGGTCCCTTTAAGGCAGCGTTTCCAAactgtcctggggaccccaagtgGTGCACGTGCATTTAGCACTAcatagctgattcaaataatcaagtCTGAATGATTAGttaattatttgaatcagctgtgtagtgctagggcaaaaactaaacgtgcaccccCTTTGGGGcgccatgtcacgccctgaccattgagagcctttttattctctattttggttaggtcggggtgtgactagggtgggtaatctaggttgttttatttctatgttggcctggtatggttcccaatcagaggcagctgtttatcgttgtctctgattggggatcatatttaggcagtcatttccccactgtgtgggatcttgtttatgtgtagttacttgtgagcactccatagcttcacgtgttgtttgctctttattgtttttatttgtgCGGTTTACTTCTAATAAATATGTCGAAACgatttcacgctgcgctttggtccgaatgTTTTTACGACGATCGTGAGAGCGCAGGTCAAAGTTTGGGAAATGTTGCTTTAAGGGTTTCAGCAAGACGTCATCCCACTGATGACTTTGTTCAATAGTCAGAACTTTGTAGGAACATTAAAACATGACATTTACCTCGGGACCATAAGAGGGAGTTCAGTACAGATACCGGTTTGGTCACAGTATAACGTTATTATAAGGTATACTGATCAAAAATGtaaacgtaacatgcaacaatttaaaagattttactgagttacagttcatataaggaaatcagtcaattgaaataaatgaattaggccataatctatggatttcacatgactgggaatagaccctttaaaaaaaggtgtggatcagaaaaccagtcagtatctggtgatcaccatttgcctcatacagCGCAACCCATCtcattc comes from Salvelinus alpinus chromosome 21, SLU_Salpinus.1, whole genome shotgun sequence and encodes:
- the LOC139547509 gene encoding olfactory receptor 6N1-like gives rise to the protein MENSTQVKFFYLFGLQETFNNKSVYFTLSLITYLLIITVNLTLIITIIQEKGLHEPMYIFLCSLCVNGLYGTAGFYPKLLLDLQSDVQVISYGECFTQAYVIYTSVMCEISTLTVMSYDRYVAICRPLLYHTIVTSLTVRKLLLFSWCYPLFIGLIVVSLTVRLPLCGSRIDKIFCDIPSILKHACLPTTINQILNKFILVVHVLQLLFIVFSYCQIVRNCVKSAKGRIKFTQTCVPHLITIFIFITVTLFDNLQGWNSNVNITLNMRNAMAVQFLIIPPVFNPLIYGLNLQQIRRAVFRKCNAHKIIDMKR